AATGAATAACACTATGTTCTTCAGCCTAgactaaaactataaaatatacttaCTGAGCCTCTTTCATGTGAGCATCTAATGCTAACAGGTTATCAGCCAAAAAATTGCACTTGTTACAAGATCTTTTTTTGTGGCATTCCCACATATGGTTCTCCAAATCAGACATTTCACTCGATTTGAAATTACAGAGTacacaaaatgttttataatgcaTTGAAGTATGGATACGCAAAGCCCATGCATTAGGACCTGTCCAAGGACAGTAAGGACAAGTGAATTTCTTTGGTGTGGTTGCAggttgaaatgaattaaaagttgtAGGTTTTAAGAGAGCTTCTTGTAATATGTCCTTAACAGGTGGATCATTATTTCTAGTTAGATTATGTTTAGGAAGAGGTTTTGGGGAAAAAGCATTTTGAGTTAAAAAAGTCAATAGATTGCTGTGcgatttattaaatgtattatcatTCTTGCTTTCGGGAAATAAAGACTCCTTTTCAGAAAGCTCTGGTACATTATCAATCTCTCTGCTTACTCGAACCATTGTTGGAGAACCAGTCAAACAATTTAACAAATGAGATTGAGTTACTGGTACACTGAATGGTTTAGGCaccttttcattcatttcttgtaATGCAGCCATACTGCCACCATTGAGAGAAGAACTAACAGGAATCCGACTTCTTTTAGAAGGTAAGCGacgtattaaattaatatcataattgaACTCCTTGTGTATACGGCAAAAGTGTTTCTTCACATGATCAGCACGattaaacaatttataacaaATGTAACATTGAAATGGCTTTTCTTCTCGATGGATGTTTTCATGTCTATTATACAGATCTCTTCGATCTGTTGCATAGGGGCACTTGGGGCAAATGTAGCGTTTTCCACAATTTTCTGCTATTTTCTCAACTCTGTCCTCACAATCCACACTGTACTTTAAATTCTGTAAGATCTGCATTATCTCATCCAGAAGAGGCTGGTTCTTCCACATAGAAGCAGGTGCATTCGACACCCCATGATTTTTACTCATGTGGTTCCGAACACATCGCCACCAAGCGCTACAATATGAACACTGAGGGCAGTGAAAAACTTTAGCATTGCAATGAGTACCTAAGTAATGTTCACCAATTCGAGACATGAAGCCCACAGCTTGGCAAACAACACAacgaaacatttttgttttaggATTATAACTAGCAACTGTACAGTTATTCCAACTGAGTTTCTCTTTGGATGTAATCCATACAGATTTTGCATTGCTATTGTTTGCAAAACTTCCTTCTTCAGATGACTTAGATTCAAAAAATATACCATCAATTTCTTTCTCCAATTTTGGAGATAATTCAGGTGAAGTTTCTTCAGTCTTTTCTGGTtcgaaagaataaatttcttctgTGATAGGAGATGGAACCTTTTCATTTTTAGGAGGTGGAACCACTTTATCGTTTTTCATTGATGGCACTGTTTGATTATTAGCTTGAACATTAACAACTTGATTGTTACTAATTTGTGGCACTTCTTCAACTTTTTGAAGGgagtctttcttttctttaaaaggtAAAACTATTTTGTCAACCTTCAAGGAgggaactttatttattttaagaggtGGTACTTTATCAATTTTGATTGATTCAACTTTCTTGATTTCAACAGATTCACTCGCCTCTGGTTGAGGTGATTTGTCTTCCGAAGCTTCGAGAGAAGGCCTGTGAGTGCCATTAGGGACAGGGTTTGATTTTGATTCCAATTTAGGcgactttttttcttgtttaataacAACAGGTAACTCTGTTTTGATTTTAGCTTTGGGTGGACTAGTGGAATCTCTTTCATAAGTTGGTTTTTTCCCCAGTTTTGTATACACAAAATCATCTCTGATGTCTGTTCgtaagatattttcattatttgatttggCAGATTTCTTTCCAGTGCGAGAATATGTAAATATTGACCTTGGCACACCTCGGAATCTAGTGTTATATCGTCTTTCCGAACTCTTAGCTTCCATTCTTCATTTAATGCTCCAtgcctaaaaaaaattatttgaaaagtttaaaaaatgaatcattattacaaaagaactttaaaattataatcatgcataaataaaacaactaaaaaattcTGAAGCACTATCTGAAACTATATAAACATGGGACATAAGTAGATAATGAAGCTATAATAAAATGTTCTGAAAGTATCATGTTTTTATAGGCTCTAaataactgaaatgtttaataacttcccttaattaaatctgaaaattgcTAAATCTttagtttttctaataaaaaaataacttttaatcagcattattgaatgtatatttttattgatttgttttgaaaacaaataaagtaattgCAAAACAACTGCTTACTCGGAAATGAATTAAAGAGCTACATGgtaacaaaatatatcaaaaatacataattttataaaaaataatagattttcaaGGACATAGTGGAACATTGAAGAGACTTTTCTACTTATTTTACAGAGAATGTTCTTTCAGAAGGAGATAGTTCAGTTGCATCATTCTCTTTTGCCTAGATAAGGACTATAAATTGCCAA
The Argiope bruennichi chromosome 6, qqArgBrue1.1, whole genome shotgun sequence DNA segment above includes these coding regions:
- the LOC129971382 gene encoding zinc finger protein 761-like codes for the protein MEAKSSERRYNTRFRGVPRSIFTYSRTGKKSAKSNNENILRTDIRDDFVYTKLGKKPTYERDSTSPPKAKIKTELPVVIKQEKKSPKLESKSNPVPNGTHRPSLEASEDKSPQPEASESVEIKKVESIKIDKVPPLKINKVPSLKVDKIVLPFKEKKDSLQKVEEVPQISNNQVVNVQANNQTVPSMKNDKVVPPPKNEKVPSPITEEIYSFEPEKTEETSPELSPKLEKEIDGIFFESKSSEEGSFANNSNAKSVWITSKEKLSWNNCTVASYNPKTKMFRCVVCQAVGFMSRIGEHYLGTHCNAKVFHCPQCSYCSAWWRCVRNHMSKNHGVSNAPASMWKNQPLLDEIMQILQNLKYSVDCEDRVEKIAENCGKRYICPKCPYATDRRDLYNRHENIHREEKPFQCYICYKLFNRADHVKKHFCRIHKEFNYDINLIRRLPSKRSRIPVSSSLNGGSMAALQEMNEKVPKPFSVPVTQSHLLNCLTGSPTMVRVSREIDNVPELSEKESLFPESKNDNTFNKSHSNLLTFLTQNAFSPKPLPKHNLTRNNDPPVKDILQEALLKPTTFNSFQPATTPKKFTCPYCPWTGPNAWALRIHTSMHYKTFCVLCNFKSSEMSDLENHMWECHKKRSCNKCNFLADNLLALDAHMKEAHGQKPQFSCRHCSQSFEVRSDMEAHCIFIHNQILQECKENGCDFCTTDPEILDVHKKEIHSSSSTSQDPSASRTLCLYCGCDFADPKSLSLHEEIFHENPLQKAGRRPLNPYGCSVCGYSTPKQPMMIEHMRIHSGQTLRCQAGEGCQFNTPYDTVLREHVLQSHSNDDGIVRCPHCGFSCSTRLSFVTHYQELHHPFVCQLCEDVEHKHFVSPFTSYLDSSIKAMFPFAKKVTPATNDTLEKPSDEGGRRSRKQTQPRKVVVQGTTVPEVSAGSPKRKWSSSRKKEREKFISLYVKKVRKVAQASLLKCRLCVKCPIYFRHKRNYILHKQWHCLKKYRCNKCIQTFCHRYQVLLHQKEHKETKSS